In the Nicotiana tabacum cultivar K326 chromosome 16, ASM71507v2, whole genome shotgun sequence genome, one interval contains:
- the LOC107814440 gene encoding putative acetyltransferase At3g50280, which translates to MSSSSSSPTVQHISECFIKPLYESEESKKPVYLSSWDLAMLSVHYIQKGLLFTKPSNFQLDLFLEKLKESLSLTLVQFYPLAGRLSTLKQENPPLYTVFIDCVNTPGARFIHANLDLTISDILSPKDVPLVVQSFFDHDKAINHDGHELSLLTIQVTELIDGVFIGCSINHVLADGSSFWLFFNTFSEIFKANNEQKKQKIPISISKSSPIHNHWFPKGHGPIINLPYTHHNQFISRHEAPHMRERFFHFSAESLKKLKAKANIECNTTKISTLQALSAHMWRCITKVRKFPSDQMTSCRMAINNRARLDPPLPQEYFGNCIQTVRGNATAGEVLEHNLGWAAWKLHQAVINHNNKEIREWVEKLECGMVYQMGFFDPCSIMMGSSPRFDMYGNEFGLGKGVALRSGYANKFDGKVSLYQGIEGDGSMDLEVCLLPEFMASLESDEEFMDSLSS; encoded by the coding sequence atgtcttcttcttcttcttcacctacTGTTCAACACATCTCAGAATGTTTCATTAAACCACTTTACGAATCCGAGGAATCTAAAAAACCTGTGTATTTATCATCATGGGATTTAGCTATGCTCTCTGTTCATTACATCCAAAAAGGTCTGCTTTTcactaaaccttcaaattttcaacttgatCTTTTTTTGGAAAAACTTAAAGAATCACTCTCACTTACCCTTGTCCAATTTTACCCCTTAGCTGGTCGACTTTCTACACTTAAACAAGAAAATCCTCCTCTTTACACTGTCTTTATTGACTGTGTTAACACCCCAGGTGCAAGGTTTATTCATGCTAATCTTGATTTAACTATTTCTGATATTCTTTCACCAAAAGATGTTCCTTTAGTAGTTCAATCATTTTTTGATCATGATAAAGCAATTAATCACGACGGACATGAATTATCTTTGTTAACTATTCAAGTTACAGAATTAATTGATGGGGTTTTTATTGGTTGCTCAATTAATCATGTATTAGCTGATGGTTcttctttttggcttttctttaaTACTTTTTCTGAAATTTTCAAAGCCAATAATGAacagaaaaaacagaaaattccAATTTCCATTTCTAAATCATCACCTATTCATAACCATTGGTTTCCAAAAGGACATGGTCCAATTATTAATCTTCCTTATACTCACCATAATCAATTCATTAGTAGGCATGAAGCTCCACATATGAGGGAAAGGTTTTTTCATTTCTCAGCTGAGTCTTTGAAAAAACTCAAAGCAAAAGcaaatatagagtgtaatacaaccaaGATTTCAACTTTACAAGCTTTGTCAGCTCATATGTGGAGATGCATAACTAAAGTTAGAAAATTTCCATCTGATCAAATGACAAGTTGCAGAATGGCTATAAATAACAGAGCAAGATTAGACCCTCCATTGCCACAGGAATATTTTGGTAATTGTATTCAAACTGTTCGAGGAAATGCCACAGCTGGTGAAGTTCTTGAACATAACCTTGGATGGGCAGCTTGGAAATTGCATCAAGCTGTGATTAATCATAACAATAAGGAAATTCGTGAATGGGTTGAGAAACTGGAATGTGGTATGGTTTATCAGATGGGATTTTTTGATCCTTGTAGTATTATGATGGGGAGTTCACCAAGATTTGATATGTATGGAAATGAATTTGGATTGGGAAAAGGAGTAGCATTGAGAAGTGGATATGCAAATAAATTTGATGGGAAAGTGTCTTTGTATCAAGGAATTGAAGGTGATGGTAGTATGGATTTGGAAGTTTGCCTTTTACCTGAGTTTATGGCTTCTCTTGAATCTGATGAGGAGTTCATGGACAGTTTGTCAAGTTAA
- the LOC107814429 gene encoding polyadenylate-binding protein 2: protein MALQVQQQTPVAGQNGVAATAGGGGAVGSPPPVVGNSQVVVSTSLYVGDLDFNVNDSQLYDLFNQVGQVVSVRVCRDLSTRRSLGYGYVNYSNPTDAARAMEVLNFTPINGKSIRIMYSHRDPSIRKSGAANIFIKNLDKSIDNKALHDTFSSFGNILSCKIATDSNGQSKGYGFVQFDSEEAATSAIAKLNGMLINDKQVYVGHFLRKQERDSAVSKTKFNNVYVKNLAESTTDEELKNTFGEFGNITSAVVMRDADGKSKCFGFVNFESADDAAKAVEALNGKKFDDKEWYVGKAQKKSEREQELKSKFEQTAKEVVDKYKGVNLYIKNLDDTIDDDKLKELFSEFGTVTSCKVMRDPSGISRGSGFVAFSTPEEASKALSEMNGKMIVSKPLYVAFAQRKEERRARLQAQFSQLRPVAMAASMAPRMPMYPPGAPGMGQQLFYGQAPPGMIPPQAGFGYQQQLVPGMRPGGAPLPNFFMPLVQQGQQGQRPGGRRGAGPVQQTQQPMPMMQQQMLPRGRMYRYPPGRNGQEAPIPGLAGGMLSVPYDMGGMLPREAAMGQPMPISTLASALANAPPEQQRTMLGESLYPLVDQLEHEHAAKVTGMLLEMDQTEVLHLLESPEALKAKVNEAMEVLKNVQQANSPADQLASLSLNDNLVS from the exons ATGGCGCTACAAGTGCAGCAACAGACTCCGGTGGCGGGTCAAAATGGTGTGGCGGCAACGGCTGGTGGTGGCGGCGCCGTGGGTTCACCGCCGCCGGTGGTAGGAAACAGCCAGGTTGTTGTGTCGACGTCACTGTACGTGGGTGACCTTGATTTTAACGTGAATGATTCGCAGCTATATGATCTGTTTAACCAGGTTGGTCAGGTAGTATCAGTTAGGGTTTGTAGGGACTTGAGTACTAGGCGATCCCTTGGTTATGGCTACGTGAACTACAGCAACCCGACAGATG CCGCCAGGGCAATGGAGGTGTTGAACTTCACTCCTATTAATGGGAAGTCCATTAGGATAATGTATTCTCATAGAGACCCCAGTATCCGTAAGAGTGGAGCAGCTAATATTTTTATTAAG AATTTGGACAAGTCTATTGACAACAAAGCTTTACATGACACTTTTTCAAGCTTTGGGAACATTCTTTCTTGCAAGATAGCTACTGATTCTAATGGCCAGTCTAAAGGCTATGGTTTTGTACAATTTGACAGTGAAGAGGCTGCTACAAGTGCAATAGCTAAGTTGAATGGCATGCTTATCAATGATAAGCAGGTGTATGTTGGGCATTTTCTTCGTAAACAAGAAAGAGATTCTGCAGTTAGCAAGACTAAATTCAATAACGTCTATGTGAAAAATTTGGCAGAGTCCACAACAGATGAGGAActgaaaaatacttttggtgaGTTTGGTAATATTACTAGTGCAGTAGTGATGAGGGATGCTGACGGAAAATCCAAGTGCTTTGGGTTTGTCAATTTTGAAAGTGCTGATGATGCTGCTAAGGCTGTTGAAGCTTTGAACGGGAAGAAATTTGATGATAAAGAGTGGTATGTTGGGAAAGCTCAGAAGAAGTCTGAAAGGGAACAAGAACTGAAAAGCAAGTTTGAGCAGACAGCTAAGGAGGTAGTAGATAAATACAAAGGAGTTAACCTGTACATTAAAAATTTGGATGATACCATTGACGATGATAAACTCAAGGAACTTTTTTCAGAGTTTGGCACAGTTACTTCttgcaag GTTATGCGAGATCCTAGTGGAATCAGCAGAGGATCTGGATTTGTTGCTTTCTCAACTCCAGAAGAAGCTTCCAAAGCT CTTTCTGAGATGAACGGGAAAATGATAGTTAGCAAGCCACTCTACGTTGCATTTGCTCAGCGCAAAGAGGAGAGAAGAGCTAGGTTGCAG GCACAATTTTCACAACTGCGACCAGTTGCAATGGCTGCATCTATGGCTCCTCGTATGCCAATGTATCCTCCTGGTGCTCCTGGTATGGGACAGCAACTATTTTATGGGCAGGCTCCTCCTGGTATGATACCACCCCAG GCTGGTTTTGGCTATCAACAGCAGCTTGTTCCTGGAATGCGGCCTGGAGGAGCTCCTTTGCCCAACTTCTTTATGCCATTAGTCCAGCAGGGTCAGCAAGGCCAGCGACCGGGTGGTCGACGTGGTGCAGGGCCTGTGCAACAAACTCAGCAGCCCATGCCCATGATGCAGCAGCAG ATGCTCCCAAGGGGAAGAATGTATCGGTATCCACCTGGTCGTAATGGGCAGGAGGCGCCAATACCAGGCCTGGCAGGGGGTATGCTTTCTGTTCCATATGACATGGGTGGCATGCTGCCTCGAGAAGCTGCTATGGGACAGCCTATGCCAATTTCAACATTGGCTTCTGCCCTCGCAAATGCACCACCTGAACAGCAGAGGACG ATGTTGGGTGAAAGTCTGTACCCACTTGTTGATCAGCTGGAGCACGAGCATGCAGCAAAGGTGACGGGCATGCTTCTTGAGATGGATCAAACTGAGGTTTTGCATCTGCTTGAATCACCAGAGGCGTTGAAGGCCAAAGTTAATGAGGCTATGGAAGTTTTGAAGAATGTTCAGCAGGCTAATAGCCCTGCTGACCAACTAGCCTCTCTCTCCCTCAATGACAACCTTGTGTCTTGA